The sequence below is a genomic window from Equus caballus isolate H_3958 breed thoroughbred chromosome 11, TB-T2T, whole genome shotgun sequence.
GCTGCAGGAGGAGCCGAGGGGACACCGCCCCTGCCCGCGCCCTGCCTCAGGCCATCGCTGCTCCCCCGGGGCCCCGCGCGGACTCGCCTCCGTGAAGGTGAGCGCTGGCTGGGGGCGGCCCGCGCCCGGGGCTTCGCCGCAGGGCCCGTGCGGCCTCCTCGCCCCGCGCGGGACCCGGAGCAGGGCTGGCCGCGGGGTAGCCGCCCGGCgcccctcctcccagggctgCGCCACCCAGTGCCCTAGCGACCCCCGGGGCGCGGCTGGAGGCCCCGGGCTGCGGAGGGGCCgctcccgcccccccccccccgggagTCCCCCTGCGCTGCGTGGAGGCCTCCGGTGTTCGGGCCGATGGAGAGGGGGTGGAGAGGGCTCGGGCGTGACGCGGCTGCtcctgccgccgccgccacccTCTGGGGCGTCCTTCCTGCGGTGAGGACGCCCAGTCACTCCGGCGCTGCTCCAGGCCGGCCGGGCGGGGGAGGGCGGATGACCGGCCGGGGCTGCGGCCTGGCCGGGCGGCGAGGGTGGAGGCGGGGAGGAGGATGCTTGCTCATTCCCCGGGCGCTGGCCTGCGGGACCGCAGCTCTCTGGAGGATGGGAGGGTGGAGGGATGCGGCCCCCTTGGAGGAACGAAGGGAGAAAATCACGCGTTCGTGGGgtttgggggttggggagggcgGTCGATGTCATCCGGAGCCTTAACCTTTTTTGTCGCAAAACCGGGGCTAGAGGACGGGGAGCTGTCCTGGAGTGCCCTCCTGCTTTTCAGAGGAGCCCCTGGCTCGTGACTGAGGCAGCTGGCTTGGGGCCCCTCTGGTCATCCTTCTCTCCGGAGGCCCAGGTCCCTCGCTTTTTTCCCAGGAAGGAGGGGCTAGGCTggcgcctccctctccttttctcacCGGCACCTTGGACAGGGGAGGCTGCGGCTGGGCCTCACCTCTCCGACGCCTGGGGGGCCAGGGGTGAAGAATCGTGGCATTGTAGTCACAAGACCGGCGTTATGTAACCGCAGGCTCTCTCCCGGAGAGGAAGGTGGCTTTTAATTACTGTGGCAGAGTTGTTCCTTTGGACTTTGGGGATGAGGCGGTGGAGGAGTAGGTGAGCTCGCTGGGAAAACCGGTGCCAATTTCGTGCTTTAACTTCGCCGTCTGTAAccgggccccacccccacccttggGTTTGTAAACAGTGCCCCCTTCTGAGTGGTAACCTGGAATAGGCCACCGGGTGACACTGGTTTTCTTCACATAGAGCCTTATAATGTCAGAACATTCTTCCTGTGCTAGTCAGGCCTTGAATAGTGTTCTCCTGACCCTTCCTCAGCACCAGGCGGTGCCCACGGACTCCTCTAGACGCTTTGACTTTGCCCCTCGGGGGCATCGGGGCAGAGGGTCCTGGTCCACTAACCCTTTCCTCTGCCAGCCTTTGTGAAGTGGAATCAGCCCTGCCTAGTTTGACGGTCAGACAAGGTACCTTGGATGCGGTCAGGGGCTGCCTGGGTGGCAGCTGGCATGCGTAGTTCTTTGCAGTTGGGGCAGGCTGAGGGAGTAGCCATGAGTTCCGCTTCCCCTTTCAGCCCACAGGCTAGTGTGGACTCAGAGCAGGGAGGCCTGGAATAGTACCAGGCGTCTCTCCTTGAGCAGGCAGGCCTGTGTGTAGCCTTGTATCAGACAGGGCTGGAACAACAGCGTCTTTTGTCCACTGGGCTGGGCCACAGAGTGGTGCTTTGGGGAGTGGGACGGGGTGGTGGTGGGATGTTGCTGCTCTGTGTGACGGGACTGTGGTCAAGGACAGAGGATAGGATTTTGCAGCTCCTCTCCTCTGTTCTTGCAAAGCACCTCACACGCTATAGACTGCCAGGCAGATCCTGGCCATTCCCTCTTGGGATTTCTGTCATTCTAGGAAGGGACCATACAATGTCTACCATGGACTTCTGGTTGCTATAGCATGAATGCCATGGCTTAGATAACAGGGATATGAAACAGGgctgttaaaataataataatacttgacCTTTGTTGTCTCTGTCACCATTGGGCATTGGTAGCCTAGGGGTTGGCAACATATTTCTGTGAAGGGCCATATAGTAAACATTCAGCCTTTACAGGCCATTCAGTCTCTTACAACTACTCAACTATGCTATTGTAGTGTACTGCTATAAACTTTTAGTTACAAAAATAGGTGACAGGCTGCATCTAGCCAATGAGACAGACCCCTGCATAGActatctttgtttgcagatgtTCTCATATAATCTTAATTAATCCTTGTAACAACCCCTGGTAGAAAGCTATTCTCTTTGTTAAAATGGAAGTAATCAAATGTGGAAAGgctaaatgacttgtccaagacCATAAGAGTTCATAGTCGGGACCAGAAGTCAGGCCTGCTGATTCCTAGTTCATCTTTGCACTGTGATACCAATGATGTAATGTTATTAAATCAAGGGGCTTATTGTGTTCAGGTGTTATGCCACCTGATTTACCCCCAGGAATACTCTGCAGTCCTTATTTTAAGATAATGTCCTGAAAGGACAAAGGTTAACTTGCCCAAcaacacagctagtaggtggtaTATTGTAATATCTTGGCTATTGGTGCTATTTAAAGTATTGGAAACAGATAAATTTAGAGTTGGAAAAACCTCAGGTGATAAAAACTGATGACTACTtatggttggttggttggttggttggttttttgctatttatCTTGTATTTCCCAGACTTGGGGACTACGTCTCTGCTAAAAGCTTAGGAGCTCCCTCTTCTAATGCCTCATGTCTGTGTTTTCTGTTGCCCTCACTGTGCTCTGCTCTCCCACTCAGGCCCCACACCCAGCTGCTAATGCCCATTGCCCAGAGCATGGAGTGTTCAGCCTCACCTCTCTGCTTCTTCTGCAGTGTCACGATGTCTGACCGGAAGGCAGTGATCAAGAATGCAGACATGTCTGAGGACATGCAACAGGATGCTGTTGACTGCGCCACGCAGGCTATGGAGAAGTACAACATAGAGAAGGACATTGCTGCCTATATCAAGAAGGTGTGCCAGGAGAGCTGTGGCTGGTCAtcaggggtggggatgggcagcTGAGCTGTGCCCCAGGGAGGGTTGGAGCTGGGGACATAGCTTAGCAGATAGATCCCATCTCCTAGAAAATGAAACCCTAGGAACTTACAAAGCAGACAAATTATGGAGTGATTCTTAGTGCCTAAGCGTTTACCTTAGGAGTTCTTAATAGGAACTCTGCTGATTtgtgtgtttataaatatttatgtgacTGCAAGGCATTGGAGAGAGAAGCTTCAGGATTAACTATGATTGGCCAAATTCAGAACTATTCGAAATGAAGATCAGGGATATCTAAATGGGATAATATAAGATCATATACAAATTTTCAGGGTCCTGTGTCACATAAAGTGGAATATCCCTATAATGATTTTCATCATCTAagaggtttccttttctttctctcaaaaagtACTCAGTTACTGCATCATCCCTTTTCCCCTACCTTCTTATGAAAAAGGTGGGcttgaatatataattttttaaaaatagttgagCAATATTGGAATAATAGGTTTAGACTCTGAAAAATTCCTGAGTGAATGGATATGATTAACACGGTGAGGAAGCAGCTGAGCCAGAAGTGAGAAGTGGTACCCTAGGGCCCCTGATTCCCAGTCAGGATCCAGGTCCATTGATGGTATAGTTCCAGTCTTTGATATTCTTAGTTCTGGTATACCAAGAAGGATGCCAAAGAGTAGTGGCATTCTGGTCCATAGACGTGGTAGGGTGTCCTTGAGGGTGTCCAGAGTTTTACAGAACTCTGCTTTCCTGCCCAGATGGGTGGGATGAGAAGAGGAAACCTTGGAGTCCTGAGAGACTGTCCTTGTGTGGAGCAAGGCAGTGCAGAGCCAGTAAGGCTGCTGGGGGTGCCAGCTCCTTGTTGAGTGATGGCCTTTCTGTTCTGTCCTGTCCAGGGAGAGAATCCAGAATCATGGACTCTGAGAGCCATGAAAATTCTTAGATTATGTCTGAcccaggttttttgttttgctgatgggGAAAATGAGACCCAGGGAAGTGAGTATGGCTCTCCCATGTTACAGAGTCTTGAGCCAGGATTAAAGCTAGGTTTAGTGACCCGTGCCCTTTTCACTGTTCCCTCATACCTCTTGGAGTCATGTGGAATGGGGGCTGAGGAGGCCCAACAAGTTTTGTATGTTGGGCACCTGGGGGACAGGGCCCCATGGTTGGCAGCATTCCTGGCCCAGGGTGGAGGGCTGCTGCCCTTTTATGGCCATGGCAGAATGCATTTAGAACTgagccatctgtttcctgctgctTCCATGGGGCAGCAGGGAGTTGCCTGTCTGATTAGGTCACAAGGATTTCCTAGGTGGTTTTGATGCTCAACTTGTGCCTCTGAGAGAAGTGAGGGAATTGCCCTAATCTCATGGGTGAGGTCCTTGTTCTGGTGCTTACAGCccacacagtgtctggcacacaggagTGCCTTTGATGACTTACACAGAACTGCTTCCTGGTACTCCTGACATTTGGTCCCTGTTTTGCTGTAGTGTCTTGGTTTTTGGCATTTGGAAATGCCAGTTTAGGAATgtgggaggcagcaggaggcaagtccgGGAGGCTTGCTCCTCTGTTTTACTCCTGCTGTGTGACACTGGATTGGTCTTTTATGCTAATGGCTTATCTGGTGAAGAATCACAGGGTGGGCTGTGGAGTTAGGGtagctggagagaggagagatgatCCAGGTGTAAAGTGCTAGAGAGAAATAATGGAGCCTTTGTGGTGTTACATTATTAATGAGGGAAGGAGTGTTTTAGTCAGCCTTAGAACCTGAGCTCCTGTGGTTCAGGGAGCTGGGGCCATGGgcaggaggtggggtgggggtgataACTGAACTGATCAGACTCTTATTCTGATTTCTCATCCTCCAGCTGTCCTAAtcacctttcttctctcccttttattcttcttttaggAATTTGACAAGAAATATAACCCTACCTGGCATTGTATCGTGGGCCGAAATTTTGGCAGCTATGTTACACACGAGACAAAGCACTTCATCTATTTTTACTTGGGTCAAGTTGCAATCCTCCTCTTCAAGTCAGGCTAGGTGGCCACAGTGAAGGTGTCAGTGGCGGCAGCAGCGATGGCAAGCAGGCGGCATTGCTGGGACTGTTTTGCACTGGGGCCAGCATCAGGATGTCCTCTCCAATGGCTGTGCTACTGCATGGACTGTGTACTCGATTTCATGTGTATGTCGCAGTAAACAAAACCAAACTTCTTTCTGTTTAGTTGCCTGGGGAAGAAGGCtgctttatgtttatttttcaaaacttaaaaattttttttggttgtATTGCACTAGGAaatctctcccacccctcccttttctctttctctccttataCAAAATCAAAAGCCGTCAACAAATCCTGTAAGACTAGACGGGCTGGGGTAAGGAAATAGATTTCTGGAGATGGAACTAAAAGTGTGCAGCTGCCTCTTCCTGGTGGTAGATGCTGCTTTGGGAGAGCCAGGGAGGCTGTGGGGGACAGTGTTAGGAATGGCAAGGAGAGAAGGATAGGAAGGAGGGTAGGGGGATTGATCTAGTACCAGGGAGAATATTCCACTGAACTGTGATTCCACGGcttggggcagagggtggggtggggtaggggggaTGGATTCTTTAAGGGGCCCTGAGACGTGTTTGTCTGTGGTtgtgggagtggggagcagaCTTGTCTTGCTGTCTTTGTCAGAAGAGTTTCTAAGTAAGGGCTGTGTCTTTGTGGATTACCTTCTATTCTTCCTGCCAGAGCTCATGCTgggaggatgttgggggtcgGATTagcttgattatttttcttttcattcttccttctctccttctgtctgctccctgcttagccctcagttttctcattcctCTGGAGTTCTCTTAGAGCAGCCCCTGTTAGTTGGCCGGCAAGGGAATTTCCAGTGACTGTAGTTCCTTAGTTAGGTCTTAGCAGTCAAACCAAATTAATGTCTCCCTTGAGTCTcctctgtgtatatgtgtatgtatgtgtgtgtgtgtcttggttTGGggtagaggggagggaggggcaggactgTGGAATCTCTAGGGTATATTGGTAGATAATGGTGCACAGTTAGTTGTAAGTGGGCCTTTATGTTATAAACCTCTGGGGGTGACTGGTTTGGGGGTGAAGATAGGTGTCACCCCCCCTCAGCCATCTGGCCCAGACACTCTGCTTGCCCTAAAGCCGTCTGCTCCCAGAAAGGCTTTAGGAGGACAGCCCATGATGAGATGGCCATGCTGCCATCTGCCCTGGAGCTGGGTCTCAGTAGAGAGGGAAAATGACTTTGGATGATTGCAGCCTCTTGTGGGAGGTATGGATGGAAGTGATAAGGGGCTGTGAGGGGCTTTAGGGGAACTTTGGAGGAGGTTAGTCTTGCAGTGATGAAGCCCCAGTATCAGGAGATGGAGCAGGGCCACTAATGGGAGGAGATTCCAAGGAGAATGCTGGGGAAATCTTGTAAACAGATAaacagggatggggtgggggtaggggtgaggGGTGTCATTGCTGATTGAGCTGCTGATTCTTGTAAATCACATTCAAAAACTCTCATGTGTAGGATTGATGCCATGGGGTTTGGGATccagctcatttttttttccaaatccattcttggggctggtggggaggcaggagaatgTCCCCTCCCCAAGCCTTTAGTGTGTGCTGAGCTTTCTTTTTGATGCTGACGGGGGAGGGTGGGGACTGGGATGGTGAGTGAGTTCCCTCTGTCAAACTCTTTGGTGGGCACAAGATTGAGTGTTTTactttaggttttttttcttttatgagtgTCCAAATCTGTTTCCCCCTACCCTCCCTGACTTGTGTGGCCAGTTGGAAATGTCTGGTTTGTGttcatctctccttcatttctggaGCAGGAGCTGAGATCCTGCCACATCTCCTATGCTCTGCATCCACGCCTCTTTTGGACATTAAAGATCGATTGATGCACTTCTGAGCTGTTTGGGTTTCTTTGGGTAAAAGGTTTGCTCTGGTGGCAGTGATGGGGGGTGGAAGGTATCTAGGGTGGAATATAATGGAGGCTAAAGAGATAagacctggcagggagagagagtgatTGGCCTGAATCAGGTCTTAGTTGTAGGGCCTAGGCTCGGGCCCTTTAAGTGGAGAAAAACTAACCAGCAGCACTCACCTGTAAGGTTTCTTGGGTCCCTTGGAGATAGGGGAGCCACTTTTTGGGTCTTTGGTATACTAGATGCGGCTTCCTGGTGTCCAGCTTCTAGGTCCAGGAGGAGTTTGGCTTCTTAGAACATTTGGCCAAAGCTCATAGCCCTCCTGGTTCCCATTCTAGGCTTCCCTGAGACCTGGAGACTGTGTCTATTAGCTAAGTCCCATTCCAACCACTCATAAATGGAAAAACTGGGGGgtcttcagaaagaaggaaacttttTTGGTGGAACCTGAGTGACTCTCTTGACTCCTGGCTTATCCTGGTTATCCCACTTGGGGGCTCCTGCCCCCACACACCTGGAGAAATCAGCAGTATCGAGACACTTCTGAGACTGCCCACCCTTGCCCCTAAGCCGCCGGTTTCTGGGCTTATGGCTACAACCCTTCTAGAGGTGTTAGAGAGCATAGGTGCTTTGTACTCAGGTCTGTTAACAATTATTCACTCAAAGACACTGAGTTCTTGTGTGCTTGGGCCTAGAATACTGTTCACACAGGAGAGCAAGACAGGCAAGTTCAGTGCTTCCATGGCATGTACATTCTAATGGGTAGAGCAGACATACACATTGATAAACTGTTTCCAATAGTGGTAAATGTACTATCAAGGAAATAAATCAGGCAATGAGCTATTGATTGTTGGAGGTAGGCAGATTGGGTTCCTTTACATAGAAAGTTGCTGGGCTGGATCTTGGGGAGAAGGCTCTACCTCTGAGGCAGTGAGGTCCTAAGGGAGTAAGACAAAGGGCTCTCTAGAACTCCGACTTCTGTCCTTGCCTTTGCTGGTATGAGTAATTTGTCAGCTGGAGACTTGCAGGAGGAGAGTGAGGCCATGGTCCACATTTTTTCTGTGATGGGTATCTCTAGAGCCAAAACTCATCTTCTTCCTACGCTGATGGGAGAAGTAGTCCAGGTGGCATCTGTGGACAACAAATTCCTGCACAGGTAGGTAGGTGCAGAGTGCTCATCTGAAAGGCCAATCCTGCAAGGCTTCCTGGAGAGGACAAGCCCTCACTCTGTGGGGCCCAAGAGAGGGGCAAGATGGGAGTATGGGTTACAGAAGGGGCTGTGGAAGGCAGATGGGAATTGTGGCATAGAGGAAGGCAGCCACTGTTGAAACTGGTCAGGCAGAGGAAGTGGGAATGTTAATATTCCAGCTCTCTTTTATCCTGTGCTTCAATCTTCTGGGGCCTCCTTTTGGCAGAACCTGACTGCAACGGAGTTGGCAAAACTGACCCAGGGATGCAGTCTGTAGGGGTCGGCTCCCCCTCTCCCAGGGAAAGAGACAGGTGGAGAGTGAATCTAAGGGGGGCAAACCAAACCAGCATGGTGGGGAATTGTCTTGGTTGCCATGGACCACATGTCTATCTCTCCCCAGAACTCTAGCCTAGACCTAAGGTGTGACTGTTCCCTAAACTATCTCCTCACTTTTAGGTCTTTGCTCAAACATCCTCTTATCAGAGGGACTTACTGACATCCTCTATGAAATAGCATCTGTCCCCCATCACTATAACCTTACCCCATTCAGTTCAGCACGACACCTGCCAACACTTGACATACTGGTTTACTTGTTGgtctagaatgtaaactccatgagagcagagccATTTTCTGTTTTCGTCACTGCTTTATCTTCAAGCACACAGAACAGTACCTGTCTTATACGGAATGCTTACTAAATGTTGACTggtcaaatgaaaaaagaagagtaCAGGCAAGCATAGGCAGCCCCTCTGCCCCAGGGCAGCCTGGCCTTTCTAGAGAGACTTCTGCCCTTTACCTTGACTCCTTCTTGCTGCCCAAGCCCTGTGTATTTCCTGCTGCTTGGAAAGGAGTGAATGGGTCACTCCCCAAGTGTGTTCAAGCCTCACCCTTTCTTGCTTGCCAGCTATGGAAGGAGTGTGTTCATAAagtaccttttatttttaaagcatttcagTTTATTTACGTCACTGAAGCCTCCAAGCACCCTTCTGAGCTAGACCCAGCAGTCATTAGCTGCATTTTAGAGTAAGAAAACTGAATCAGAGAGAGTGCATGACTGGACAAAGCCCATGTAGCTGGTAGTGTTACTAGAGCCTAGGCACTGTGACTCGTAAGGGCTGAACTGGGTTTAACGGTGGTGACCTCACTGACACTCCTTAGGCCTAGCTCTCTAAGCTTAGGAGTAAATCCCTGGTTCCACTGATGTTCCCTTTCCTGGGGACCTCTGCATCAGCAAGGGCAGGGAGCATAATGTCCTGTCCCTCCCTTGTCACTCCTCCCATCCACTAAGCATTGAGAAGCAACCTCTTCCTCCTTGAGGTCTCACAGGAGAGGTAATGAGTCTTCTGGACTTAGGAGAGAGCAGATTCCCCGAGTTTTAACCTCTTAGGCCTTCCCTGAACTGAAGGTACCGCTTCCTCACCACTCTGGTAACAAGGAGTGACCTATCACTTATTGAAGGGGTCAAGTGTACCTGTATATATATCTTTGTGATGTAATGGGCTTGGTATCCACACCAATGTACATGCACACTCTTAATACACAGACTGCTGCTGTGCCAATGTAGGTAGTtcataagaaaagagagagaacaccaAGTCCTTGTGCCTCCTCCCTTGCTTTGTCCAAGCAAAGGTGTGTAGTGTTTGTGGTGGGGCTGCTGGACATTGCTGCTTGGGCTTTCTATAGAGAGGCCAAACATGCAAAACCAGTGTGGTGATGTGGGCAGAACACAGGATTTAGAATCAGAAGATCTGGGGTTGAGTCCCAGCTCCGACACTTACCCACTGtttgaacttgggcaagtcatttcacctctctgaggctcaatttcttcatatgtaaaatggggataacacctATCTACCCTAAAGGGTggttatgaggatcaaatgacatcatgtgtgtgaaagtgctttgaaattggaacgtgatgatgatgatgaagatactGATTACTAGGGTCATTGACAATAAATCTTGAGGAAAGACTAAAGGATTCTTGGAAGTCAGGGTCCCCAAATCCCTCCTCACACCTCGTTGCAACAGCCTTATTCTTTCCTGTCCAATTGCATCTGTATTATAGAGAAGTAAATTCAGGACCAGACAGGGAAAGaaacttacctaaggtcacatGGATGTCTGGGACAACTGGGATGCAGATCTTGGTCTGGAGTCTCCGGACTCCCAGGCCAAGTCTAATCCTGGTTTGAGATGGTGGATGGGACTAATTCATCACTGGGTACTGAGCCTCCTACTGAAGTCTAGAATGCCCTGTACTTGGTAGTggtgtgcaattcagtggttttagtatatttgaagagttgtgcaaccatcactactatctaattccagaacattttcatcactcccaaaagAGACATTGTGCCCATTtgtagtcactccccattcctccttcccaCTAGCCCCTGGAaatcactaatctattttctgtttctatgaatttgcctattttggacatttcatataaatggaatcatacaatacgtggccttctgtgtctggcttttttcaatttagcataatgttttcaaggttcatctgtgttgtacttcatttatcagtacttcattcctttttctggctAAGTAATGTTCTATCGTATGgatgtatcacattttgtttatgcatcaATTAAGTAacatgggttgtttccactttttggctattgtgaatagtgctgctatgaacgttcatgtataagtttttgtgtagatgtatgttttcaattctcttgggaatcatatttttttaatgtcagtttacttttctttttttatatctaGATTGATATTGGTAAATTTTTCCTGTAAAGGAtcagatagtacatattttaggttttgtgggccatatgACATCATGTATGTAGTTGTTGCAACTACtgaactctgccattgtagcacgaGAGCAGCCACAGGCAGTGTGTAAGCAAATGAGCATGGGTGTGTTCCCATAAAACTAAACAGGCAATGGGCCAGGTTAGGACTATAGTTTGCCAAGCCCTAATGTAGATACATTCACATGATTCAACATTCCAAAGGTACAAAAAGTGAGAATTCTCCCTCCCGCTCCTGTCCCCTCGCCACTGGGCTCCTCTCCTTAGAGGCAATTAATGTTAGGAGATTTGTGTTCCCCTTTAGAGATGGTTGATAAAGAGCATATTTTAAgtggctgtgtaatattccaaTGTGTTGCAGATAGtttaataaacatgaaaagactAACATACCTGAAGGCATGCCCTGGTAGACAGAATGCTATTCTAGAAATGTTTCCCCGACCTGCCTGATTGACTCCTCTGACAGAATAACCTTTTGAACTCCTAGGATTTGCCGAGGAGTTTTGGGAGCCATGCCTGATGAATATATTGGGTAATCCCTTTTGGGTCAAAAACAAGCTCTGCCTCTCAAAGGATGCAAGATTTTCTTAGATGGTTTGTATACCAGTCAGAGTTCCACCAGAGAAACACAATTACTAAGATATCtgtctatcttctctctctcatttattgTCTGGAACTGTAGTGCAGGAATCTAGTCTGGAATCTGCTAGTCTGGAATCTGTAGTGCAGGCTGTGAGGAAGGTCAGGCTGGAAGCTGTTACACAGGAGCTGACCCTGCAGGCCATAGGAGGAATTTCCTCTTCAAGGAAACCTCAGGCCTTTCATCTGGTTGGATCAGGTTCAACCAGATTGTCCAGGATTATTTCCTTTACGTAAAGTTAACTGACTGtagatgttaatcacatctacaaaataatttCACAGCAATAGCTAGATTAGTATTTGATTGCATATCTAGGTTGTAGAGCCTAGCCAAGTTAACCTGAAAAACTGATCATCACAGTCCACATCTGATTAACCTGGCACCCATACACATCTCCTTAAAtcatacttaatctccaaataagaCAATAGCAGTCATACTTCCACTAACATGATACAATTATCCTGTGTACAACTGAAAATGTGCTAACCCTTTCCTGAGAAGAGGAGGCAAAGTCCTCGGGTGACGTTCACGCTTCTCCTTGA
It includes:
- the DYNLL2 gene encoding dynein light chain 2, cytoplasmic; this encodes MSDRKAVIKNADMSEDMQQDAVDCATQAMEKYNIEKDIAAYIKKEFDKKYNPTWHCIVGRNFGSYVTHETKHFIYFYLGQVAILLFKSG